A genomic region of Thunnus albacares chromosome 4, fThuAlb1.1, whole genome shotgun sequence contains the following coding sequences:
- the LOC122980249 gene encoding migration and invasion-inhibitory protein isoform X1: MLSTDRLDVLRERNRDLLIQLAQQTEKLERPGGCCSQSRKREREDEAKEVLTLTNGDPGTVRAALAKSTVRFAGNETVHIEVKGTRHVCRYPHGRQTGFQATISTPSLTFKHRGGTAEHTAEYSSHRDCSGQTRVHCDRLQDTRPFSTKSCLVNHSKEQREASSRVTFQSDECEEIPASDRHHLQPLLGYDWIAGVLDVEDSLIERSDEFFNDLCTFRSLNKDECVHSPQAEFSEENHSVLPLLKDKDSPEANTDTHQCTFSYRINSRLFPVPLHSEECCPVCKKHKSSHLHTTADPALIRVSIPRSTLLPPYRYKAHRRCSFDPSDSLGLPSHCLSGWSNTVQSTLSPPTSLDLRSSLNMKNKDLEDLSAPKVSRNQHPDQIPDVSRLARHNFQHSSLRRKLRSTSHPVC, from the exons atgttatcgACAGACCGATTGGACGTTTTGCGAGAGCGTAACAGAGATTTATTGATCCAGTTGGCGCAGCAGACAGAGAAGCTGGAGCGTCCGGGCGGCTGCTGCAGTCAGAGCcgcaagagggagagagaggacgaGGCTAAGGAGGTGTTGACCCTGACTAATGGAGACCCCGGTACTGTCAGGGCCGCCCTAGCCAAATCCACCGTGAGGTTTGCGGGTAATGAAACTGTTCATATCGAGGTCAAAGGCACAAGACACGTCTGCAGAT ATCCACATGGGAGACAAACAGGCTTCCAGGCAACTATTTCAACACCATCTTTGACATTCAAACACAGAGGAGGAACTGCTGAACACACAGCAGAGTATTCGTCACACAGAGACTGCAGCGGACAAACCCGAGTCCACTGTGACAGGCTACAAGACACAAGGCCATTCAGCACAAAGTCCTGCCTAGTAAATCACAGCAAAGAACAG aGAGAGGCGTCGAGTCGAGTAACATTTCAGTCTGATGAATGTGAAGAGATACCTGCCTCAGACAGACATCATTTGCAGCCTTTACTTGGATATGACTGGATAGCAG GAGTCCTGGATGTGGAAGACTCCTTGATAGAGCGCTCTGACGAGTTCTTCAATGATCTGTGCACGTTTCGATCACTCAATAAAGACGAATGTGTCCACAGCCCACAAGCAGA ATTTTCTGAGGAGAACCATTCAGTCTTGCCGCTGTTAAAAGACAAGGATAGCCCAGAGGCTAACACGGACACTCATCAGT GTACGTTCTCTTACAGGATTAACAGCAGACTGTTCCCGGTCCCGCTTCACTCTGAGGAGTGCTGTCCTGTGTGCAAAAAACATAAATCCTCCCACCTTCACACTACAGCTGACCCAGCTCTCATCAG GGTTAGCATCCCTCGCTCCACCCTCTTGCCACCTTACAGGTACAAAGCTCACCGGCGATGCAGCTTTGATCCTTCTGATAGTTTGGGGTTACCATCG CACTGTCTGTCAGGGTGGTCAAACACAGTTCAGAGCACCCTGTCGCCACCCACCAGCCTTGATCTGCGGAGCAGTCTGAATATGAAAAACAAGGACCTGGAG GATCTCTCTGCACCCAAAGTGTCCAGAAACCAGCACCCTGACCAGATCCCAGATGTGTCTCGTTTGGCTCGTCACAACTTTCAACACTCCTCACTCAGAAGAAAACTGAGAAGCACATCTCACCCTGTGTGCTGA
- the LOC122980249 gene encoding migration and invasion-inhibitory protein isoform X3 → MELLCWRRLNHKSPQSFVCFTLCLLAQQTEKLERPGGCCSQSRKREREDEAKEVLTLTNGDPDPHGRQTGFQATISTPSLTFKHRGGTAEHTAEYSSHRDCSGQTRVHCDRLQDTRPFSTKSCLVNHSKEQREASSRVTFQSDECEEIPASDRHHLQPLLGYDWIAGVLDVEDSLIERSDEFFNDLCTFRSLNKDECVHSPQAEFSEENHSVLPLLKDKDSPEANTDTHQCTFSYRINSRLFPVPLHSEECCPVCKKHKSSHLHTTADPALIRVSIPRSTLLPPYRYKAHRRCSFDPSDSLGLPSHCLSGWSNTVQSTLSPPTSLDLRSSLNMKNKDLEDLSAPKVSRNQHPDQIPDVSRLARHNFQHSSLRRKLRSTSHPVC, encoded by the exons ATGGAGCTGCTATGCTGGAGACGTTTAAATCACAAAAGTCCCCAAAGTTTTGTCTGTTTCACCCTCTGTTTG TTGGCGCAGCAGACAGAGAAGCTGGAGCGTCCGGGCGGCTGCTGCAGTCAGAGCcgcaagagggagagagaggacgaGGCTAAGGAGGTGTTGACCCTGACTAATGGAGACCCCG ATCCACATGGGAGACAAACAGGCTTCCAGGCAACTATTTCAACACCATCTTTGACATTCAAACACAGAGGAGGAACTGCTGAACACACAGCAGAGTATTCGTCACACAGAGACTGCAGCGGACAAACCCGAGTCCACTGTGACAGGCTACAAGACACAAGGCCATTCAGCACAAAGTCCTGCCTAGTAAATCACAGCAAAGAACAG aGAGAGGCGTCGAGTCGAGTAACATTTCAGTCTGATGAATGTGAAGAGATACCTGCCTCAGACAGACATCATTTGCAGCCTTTACTTGGATATGACTGGATAGCAG GAGTCCTGGATGTGGAAGACTCCTTGATAGAGCGCTCTGACGAGTTCTTCAATGATCTGTGCACGTTTCGATCACTCAATAAAGACGAATGTGTCCACAGCCCACAAGCAGA ATTTTCTGAGGAGAACCATTCAGTCTTGCCGCTGTTAAAAGACAAGGATAGCCCAGAGGCTAACACGGACACTCATCAGT GTACGTTCTCTTACAGGATTAACAGCAGACTGTTCCCGGTCCCGCTTCACTCTGAGGAGTGCTGTCCTGTGTGCAAAAAACATAAATCCTCCCACCTTCACACTACAGCTGACCCAGCTCTCATCAG GGTTAGCATCCCTCGCTCCACCCTCTTGCCACCTTACAGGTACAAAGCTCACCGGCGATGCAGCTTTGATCCTTCTGATAGTTTGGGGTTACCATCG CACTGTCTGTCAGGGTGGTCAAACACAGTTCAGAGCACCCTGTCGCCACCCACCAGCCTTGATCTGCGGAGCAGTCTGAATATGAAAAACAAGGACCTGGAG GATCTCTCTGCACCCAAAGTGTCCAGAAACCAGCACCCTGACCAGATCCCAGATGTGTCTCGTTTGGCTCGTCACAACTTTCAACACTCCTCACTCAGAAGAAAACTGAGAAGCACATCTCACCCTGTGTGCTGA
- the LOC122980249 gene encoding migration and invasion-inhibitory protein isoform X2 has protein sequence MELLCWRRLNHKSPQSFVCFTLCLLAQQTEKLERPGGCCSQSRKREREDEAKEVLTLTNGDPGTVRAALAKSTVRFADPHGRQTGFQATISTPSLTFKHRGGTAEHTAEYSSHRDCSGQTRVHCDRLQDTRPFSTKSCLVNHSKEQREASSRVTFQSDECEEIPASDRHHLQPLLGYDWIAGVLDVEDSLIERSDEFFNDLCTFRSLNKDECVHSPQAEFSEENHSVLPLLKDKDSPEANTDTHQCTFSYRINSRLFPVPLHSEECCPVCKKHKSSHLHTTADPALIRVSIPRSTLLPPYRYKAHRRCSFDPSDSLGLPSHCLSGWSNTVQSTLSPPTSLDLRSSLNMKNKDLEDLSAPKVSRNQHPDQIPDVSRLARHNFQHSSLRRKLRSTSHPVC, from the exons ATGGAGCTGCTATGCTGGAGACGTTTAAATCACAAAAGTCCCCAAAGTTTTGTCTGTTTCACCCTCTGTTTG TTGGCGCAGCAGACAGAGAAGCTGGAGCGTCCGGGCGGCTGCTGCAGTCAGAGCcgcaagagggagagagaggacgaGGCTAAGGAGGTGTTGACCCTGACTAATGGAGACCCCGGTACTGTCAGGGCCGCCCTAGCCAAATCCACCGTGAGGTTTGCGG ATCCACATGGGAGACAAACAGGCTTCCAGGCAACTATTTCAACACCATCTTTGACATTCAAACACAGAGGAGGAACTGCTGAACACACAGCAGAGTATTCGTCACACAGAGACTGCAGCGGACAAACCCGAGTCCACTGTGACAGGCTACAAGACACAAGGCCATTCAGCACAAAGTCCTGCCTAGTAAATCACAGCAAAGAACAG aGAGAGGCGTCGAGTCGAGTAACATTTCAGTCTGATGAATGTGAAGAGATACCTGCCTCAGACAGACATCATTTGCAGCCTTTACTTGGATATGACTGGATAGCAG GAGTCCTGGATGTGGAAGACTCCTTGATAGAGCGCTCTGACGAGTTCTTCAATGATCTGTGCACGTTTCGATCACTCAATAAAGACGAATGTGTCCACAGCCCACAAGCAGA ATTTTCTGAGGAGAACCATTCAGTCTTGCCGCTGTTAAAAGACAAGGATAGCCCAGAGGCTAACACGGACACTCATCAGT GTACGTTCTCTTACAGGATTAACAGCAGACTGTTCCCGGTCCCGCTTCACTCTGAGGAGTGCTGTCCTGTGTGCAAAAAACATAAATCCTCCCACCTTCACACTACAGCTGACCCAGCTCTCATCAG GGTTAGCATCCCTCGCTCCACCCTCTTGCCACCTTACAGGTACAAAGCTCACCGGCGATGCAGCTTTGATCCTTCTGATAGTTTGGGGTTACCATCG CACTGTCTGTCAGGGTGGTCAAACACAGTTCAGAGCACCCTGTCGCCACCCACCAGCCTTGATCTGCGGAGCAGTCTGAATATGAAAAACAAGGACCTGGAG GATCTCTCTGCACCCAAAGTGTCCAGAAACCAGCACCCTGACCAGATCCCAGATGTGTCTCGTTTGGCTCGTCACAACTTTCAACACTCCTCACTCAGAAGAAAACTGAGAAGCACATCTCACCCTGTGTGCTGA